Proteins encoded in a region of the Sphingomonas jaspsi DSM 18422 genome:
- a CDS encoding phosphoenolpyruvate carboxykinase, producing the protein MSERIPAHQLGAQGIETGAKIHWNLTTAPLVEDAVRRGEGQLTKDGALLVDTGKFTGRSVKDKFVVRDATTESTINWGPINQEMSPEHWATLKADFLAELKGQDELYVADLYGGSQPEYRVNVRVINQMAWHNLFVRTLLVRPDESELAGYVPEYTIINLPSFKADPTRHGCRSDTVIAVNFTEKMILIGNTEYSGEMKKGVFGLLNFLLPAQGVMPMHCSANIGKDGKSAIFFGLSGTGKTTLSADASRTLIGDDEHGWSDTAVFNFEGGCYAKMINLSAEGEPEIYATTKMFGTILENVAMDPVTRDLDFTDASKTENTRGAYPIEFIPNTSDDNLGPPPSTIIFLTADAFGVLPPISRLTPDQAMYHFLSGYTAKVAGTEIGVTEPTATFSTCFGAAFMPRPPSVYGNLLKKRIADGGAQCWLVNTGWTGGKYGVGKRMPIKETRALLNAALDGSLNDVAFRKDPNFGFEVPVAVPGVDNSILDPRETWADKAEYDATAAKLVDLFVENFAEFAPHVDEGVRQAGPQVAANA; encoded by the coding sequence GTGAGCGAGCGTATTCCCGCGCATCAGTTGGGCGCACAGGGAATTGAAACCGGTGCCAAGATCCACTGGAACCTCACCACGGCTCCGCTGGTCGAGGATGCGGTGCGCCGCGGCGAAGGGCAGCTGACCAAGGACGGCGCGCTGCTGGTCGACACCGGCAAGTTCACGGGTCGCAGCGTCAAGGACAAGTTCGTCGTCCGCGATGCGACTACCGAAAGCACGATCAACTGGGGCCCGATCAACCAGGAAATGAGCCCGGAACATTGGGCAACCCTGAAGGCCGACTTCCTTGCTGAACTGAAGGGCCAGGACGAACTCTACGTCGCCGACCTCTACGGCGGCAGCCAGCCGGAATATCGCGTCAACGTCCGCGTCATCAACCAGATGGCGTGGCACAACCTGTTCGTGCGCACGCTGCTGGTCCGTCCGGACGAGAGCGAACTGGCGGGCTATGTCCCCGAATACACCATCATCAACCTGCCCAGCTTCAAGGCCGATCCGACCCGTCACGGCTGTCGCAGCGACACGGTGATCGCGGTCAACTTCACCGAAAAGATGATCCTGATCGGCAACACCGAATATTCGGGCGAGATGAAGAAGGGCGTGTTTGGCCTCTTGAACTTCCTGCTGCCCGCGCAGGGCGTCATGCCGATGCACTGCAGCGCCAACATCGGCAAGGACGGCAAGAGCGCGATCTTCTTCGGCCTGTCGGGCACCGGCAAGACGACGCTGTCGGCCGACGCCAGCCGCACCCTCATCGGCGACGACGAGCATGGCTGGTCGGACACGGCGGTCTTCAACTTCGAAGGCGGCTGCTACGCCAAGATGATCAACCTCAGCGCCGAGGGCGAGCCAGAGATCTACGCGACCACCAAGATGTTCGGCACGATCCTCGAGAATGTCGCGATGGATCCGGTGACGCGCGACCTCGACTTCACCGACGCCAGCAAGACCGAGAACACCCGCGGCGCCTATCCGATCGAGTTCATCCCGAACACGAGCGATGACAACCTCGGCCCGCCGCCGTCGACGATCATCTTCCTGACCGCCGACGCGTTCGGCGTGCTGCCGCCCATCTCGCGCCTCACGCCCGACCAGGCGATGTACCACTTCCTCTCGGGTTACACCGCCAAGGTTGCGGGCACCGAAATCGGCGTGACTGAACCGACGGCGACCTTCTCGACCTGCTTCGGCGCCGCCTTCATGCCGCGCCCGCCGAGCGTCTATGGCAATCTGCTCAAGAAGCGGATCGCCGACGGCGGCGCGCAGTGCTGGCTGGTCAACACCGGCTGGACCGGCGGCAAGTACGGCGTCGGCAAGCGCATGCCGATCAAGGAAACCCGCGCGCTGCTGAATGCCGCGCTCGACGGCAGCCTGAACGATGTCGCATTCCGCAAGGACCCGAACTTCGGCTTCGAAGTGCCGGTCGCGGTGCCGGGCGTCGACAACAGCATCCTCGACCCGCGCGAAACCTGGGCGGACAAGGCCGAATATGACGCCACGGCGGCCAAGCTGGTCGACCTGTTCGTCGAAAATTTCGCCGAGTTCGCACCGCATGTGGACGAGGGGGTGCGACAAGCCGGTCCCCAAGTGGCCGCTAACGCCTGA
- a CDS encoding response regulator transcription factor codes for MSHVIALVDDDRNILTSVSIALQAEGFLTRVYTDGLTALKAFGDNPPDLGVFDIKMPQMDGMELLRRVRETSAMPVIFLTSKDDELDEALGLAMGADDYISKPFSQRLLIARIRALLRRQELASGNGPSAAGDDNEQSRLIERGRLVMDPARHKVIWDGKDVTLTVTEFLILEALAQRPGVVKSRNQLLDVAYQDDVYVDDRTIDSHIKRIRRKFRGADPEFDAIETLYGVGYKFGEE; via the coding sequence ATGAGCCATGTGATCGCGCTCGTCGACGACGACCGCAACATCCTGACATCCGTGTCGATCGCCCTTCAGGCCGAGGGTTTCCTGACGCGCGTCTACACCGACGGCCTGACCGCGCTGAAGGCGTTTGGCGACAACCCGCCCGACCTTGGCGTGTTCGACATCAAGATGCCGCAGATGGACGGGATGGAGCTGCTGCGCAGGGTCCGCGAGACCAGCGCCATGCCGGTGATCTTCCTGACGTCGAAGGACGATGAGCTCGATGAAGCGCTCGGGCTCGCGATGGGTGCCGACGACTATATTTCCAAGCCCTTTTCCCAGCGATTGCTGATCGCCCGCATCCGCGCCCTGCTGCGCCGTCAGGAGCTGGCCAGCGGCAACGGCCCGTCTGCAGCCGGCGACGACAACGAGCAAAGCCGGCTGATCGAACGCGGTCGACTGGTCATGGATCCGGCACGTCACAAGGTGATCTGGGACGGAAAGGACGTGACCCTGACGGTCACCGAATTCCTGATCCTTGAGGCGCTGGCCCAGCGCCCGGGTGTCGTCAAATCCCGCAACCAGCTGCTGGATGTCGCCTATCAGGACGACGTCTATGTCGACGACCGGACCATCGACAGCCACATCAAGCGCATCCGGCGCAAATTCCGCGGAGCAGACCCTGAATTCGATGCAATCGAAACCCTTTATGGCGTCGGATACAAATTCGGTGAGGAGTGA
- a CDS encoding sensor histidine kinase, which produces MASDTNSVRSDEADLALTWSGRWTLTHRILAVNVMTIALVALSIAYLDRYRNRLEKERVHRVEAIADMASTAAGRLKSADRGALIAAFSKRNGSRIRIYGADGRLLSDSWSATGPTYQLRDPETQRWQKDAARALDRAFDALVGEKTPDMFVEPQVDRAQAWPEVVAARTDGLTSQVRVAPELTPVFSAAAPIGDGSTLFVTDNDRSFTANVRKQRRNLGLALLMIAGLSALLSLFLARTIARPLRRIAEAAHRVRLGRAREVRVPRLPSRQDEIGLLARSVSDMTHSLRNRIDNIEAFAADVTHELKNPLASLRSAVDSLERVDQPELKAQLIDVVRQDVLRLDRLIGDIGEAARTDAELARASFVPVDLGDLIGQLVNAWETRRETGNVRIAFARPRKGSAIVMGEPGRLARAIDNIIDNAVSFSPPDGLVEVVATHVGDEIRIRIDDEGPGVPKELREAIFNRFHSVRPDASSFGRHSGLGLAIARAIVEGHDGQIDVADRDDAPSGARFTITLKAADRK; this is translated from the coding sequence ATGGCGTCGGATACAAATTCGGTGAGGAGTGACGAAGCGGACCTTGCCCTGACCTGGTCGGGGCGCTGGACGCTGACCCACCGCATTCTTGCGGTGAACGTCATGACGATCGCGCTCGTCGCGCTGTCGATCGCCTATCTCGATCGATACCGTAACCGCCTGGAAAAGGAACGGGTGCACAGGGTCGAGGCCATTGCCGATATGGCGTCGACCGCCGCCGGGCGGCTGAAGTCCGCCGACCGTGGCGCACTGATTGCGGCCTTTTCCAAGCGTAACGGCAGTCGCATTAGGATTTACGGCGCAGACGGACGGCTGCTCAGCGACAGTTGGTCCGCGACCGGACCCACCTACCAGCTGCGCGATCCCGAGACCCAGCGGTGGCAAAAGGACGCGGCCCGTGCACTGGACCGGGCATTCGATGCGCTGGTGGGCGAAAAAACCCCGGACATGTTCGTCGAACCACAGGTCGACCGGGCACAGGCCTGGCCTGAGGTGGTCGCGGCCCGGACGGACGGGCTGACCAGCCAGGTTCGGGTCGCCCCCGAACTGACCCCCGTCTTTTCCGCTGCGGCGCCGATCGGCGACGGGTCGACCCTGTTCGTGACCGACAATGACCGCAGCTTCACAGCGAATGTGCGCAAGCAGCGGCGCAACCTTGGACTTGCACTGCTGATGATCGCGGGGCTGTCCGCCCTGCTGTCGCTGTTCCTTGCCCGCACGATTGCCCGGCCGCTGCGGCGCATCGCAGAAGCGGCCCACCGGGTCCGGCTCGGCCGCGCCCGCGAGGTCCGCGTGCCGCGGCTCCCCTCGCGTCAGGACGAGATCGGCCTGCTCGCGCGGTCGGTCAGCGACATGACCCATTCGTTGCGCAACCGCATCGACAATATCGAGGCCTTCGCAGCCGACGTGACGCACGAGCTGAAGAACCCGCTCGCTTCGCTTCGCAGCGCCGTCGACAGCCTGGAACGCGTCGACCAGCCGGAGCTGAAGGCGCAGCTGATCGACGTCGTCCGGCAGGACGTGCTGCGGCTCGACCGGCTGATCGGCGACATCGGCGAAGCGGCGCGTACCGATGCCGAACTGGCCCGCGCCAGTTTCGTGCCGGTCGATCTTGGCGACCTGATCGGCCAGCTGGTCAATGCGTGGGAAACCCGCCGTGAAACCGGCAATGTTCGCATCGCCTTTGCCCGCCCGCGCAAGGGCAGCGCGATCGTCATGGGGGAACCGGGGCGACTGGCCCGTGCGATCGACAATATCATCGACAATGCCGTCAGCTTTTCGCCGCCCGACGGGCTGGTCGAAGTGGTGGCGACCCATGTCGGCGACGAAATCCGCATTCGCATCGACGACGAGGGGCCCGGCGTTCCCAAGGAGCTTCGCGAAGCCATCTTCAACCGTTTCCACTCGGTCCGTCCAGATGCCAGCAGCTTCGGACGCCACTCCGGCCTGGGCCTCGCGATCGCCCGCGCGATTGTCGAGGGGCATGACGGCCAGATCGACGTCGCCGACCGCGACGACGCGCCGTCCGGCGCCCGCTTCACCATCACGCTGAAGGCGGCGGACCGCAAATGA
- a CDS encoding HPr kinase/phosphorylase: MSSDRLSSENVHATTVAKNGRAVLISGPSGSGKSDLALRLFDRGFQLVSDDRTLLRKDGARLVASAPPTIEGRLEVRGIGIVDVDHLSEAVVALVVELSRDIDRLPEQGAQRTIRGVSVPVVAIDAQTASAAAKVELALDRRGLAL, from the coding sequence ATGAGCAGCGATCGCCTGAGCAGCGAGAACGTCCACGCCACCACGGTCGCCAAGAATGGGCGCGCGGTGCTGATCAGCGGACCCTCGGGAAGCGGGAAATCGGACCTTGCGCTCCGCCTGTTCGATCGGGGTTTCCAGCTGGTCAGCGACGACCGCACGCTGCTTCGCAAGGACGGCGCGCGACTGGTGGCGAGCGCACCCCCGACGATCGAGGGTCGATTGGAAGTTCGCGGCATCGGCATCGTCGACGTCGACCATCTGTCCGAAGCGGTCGTCGCGCTGGTGGTGGAATTGTCCCGCGATATCGATCGCCTGCCCGAACAAGGCGCCCAACGCACGATCCGGGGGGTCAGCGTCCCGGTGGTCGCCATCGATGCCCAGACCGCGTCTGCGGCCGCGAAAGTCGAGCTCGCACTCGATCGCAGAGGCCTTGCACTCTGA
- the rapZ gene encoding RNase adapter RapZ gives MPRARPSLPRLLLVTGMSGAGKSTVLDALEDMGWDCVDNLPTALLNDFVHGEREARQKMPVAVGMDVRSRGFDPAALPDLLKSVEGVTPEILYLDCSGAELMRRYDETRRRHPLAPDRPAEDGIARERGATAQLRQIADTVLDTTDLKPADLRDELSRRYGGEVDQPVVTISSFGFARGVSRTADLVFDMRFIANPHWVDDLRPQTGLDAPVQRYVQADPGWTPTMEQIETLLSDLIPRYWAAGKSYLTVAFGCTGGRHRSVAAAVEMAKRLHGAGFSPIIRHRDLASPPSDTVEELPAGLGRAGGDEAGV, from the coding sequence ATGCCTCGCGCGCGGCCGTCTCTACCTCGCCTGTTGCTGGTCACCGGCATGTCCGGGGCCGGCAAGTCGACGGTGCTCGATGCCCTGGAGGACATGGGCTGGGACTGCGTCGACAATTTGCCGACCGCGCTGCTCAACGATTTCGTGCATGGTGAACGTGAAGCGCGGCAGAAGATGCCGGTCGCGGTCGGGATGGACGTTCGCAGTCGTGGATTCGATCCCGCCGCCCTGCCCGACCTGCTGAAGTCGGTCGAGGGCGTGACCCCGGAAATCCTTTACCTGGACTGTTCGGGCGCCGAATTGATGCGCCGCTATGACGAGACCCGGCGCCGTCACCCGCTCGCCCCCGATCGCCCTGCCGAAGACGGCATCGCCCGCGAACGCGGCGCGACCGCGCAGCTACGCCAGATCGCAGACACGGTGCTCGATACGACCGACCTTAAGCCCGCCGACCTGCGCGACGAACTCAGCCGCCGATATGGCGGTGAGGTCGACCAGCCGGTGGTGACGATCAGTAGTTTCGGCTTTGCCCGCGGCGTATCTCGCACCGCTGACCTGGTGTTCGACATGCGCTTCATCGCCAATCCCCACTGGGTGGACGATCTGCGCCCGCAGACAGGCCTCGATGCGCCGGTGCAGCGCTATGTCCAGGCCGACCCCGGCTGGACGCCGACGATGGAACAGATCGAGACCCTTCTATCCGATTTGATTCCCCGCTATTGGGCCGCCGGCAAAAGCTATCTGACGGTTGCATTCGGCTGCACCGGGGGTCGCCACCGGTCGGTGGCGGCAGCGGTCGAAATGGCGAAGAGGTTGCACGGAGCGGGTTTTTCCCCGATTATCCGTCACCGTGACCTTGCGTCGCCGCCGAGTGATACAGTTGAAGAGCTACCCGCTGGACTGGGGCGTGCGGGCGGAGATGAAGCGGGTGTGTGA
- a CDS encoding PTS sugar transporter subunit IIA — MIGLVLVTHGRLAAEFITAMEHVVGPQEAIEGICIDADDDMEMRRKDIAEAIGRVDQGKGVIILTDLFGGTPSNLAISLMKSENVEVIAGVNLPMLIRLEGARKAMTVRAAVAAAREAGRKYISVASEILGEAAA; from the coding sequence ATGATCGGATTGGTATTGGTGACTCATGGCCGACTCGCGGCCGAGTTCATCACCGCAATGGAGCATGTCGTCGGTCCCCAAGAGGCGATCGAGGGCATTTGCATCGACGCTGACGACGATATGGAAATGCGCCGCAAAGACATTGCGGAGGCGATCGGCCGCGTCGATCAGGGCAAGGGCGTCATCATCCTCACCGACCTGTTCGGCGGCACCCCGTCGAACCTGGCGATCAGCCTGATGAAGAGCGAAAATGTTGAGGTCATTGCCGGCGTCAACCTGCCGATGCTGATCCGCCTCGAAGGCGCGCGCAAGGCGATGACCGTTCGCGCCGCCGTCGCCGCCGCGCGGGAAGCGGGCCGCAAATATATCTCCGTCGCCTCCGAAATCCTCGGCGAGGCCGCTGCTTGA
- a CDS encoding HPr family phosphocarrier protein codes for MSGCSKTILITNRRGLHARASAKFVNAVAAMPAKVEVEKDGNRVTGTSIMGLMMLGAAMGDTITIHCDGEGCAEALEQLAAMVEDKFGED; via the coding sequence TTGAGCGGCTGTTCGAAGACCATCCTGATTACCAACCGTCGCGGGCTTCACGCCCGTGCGAGCGCCAAGTTCGTCAACGCGGTCGCCGCGATGCCGGCCAAGGTCGAGGTCGAAAAGGACGGCAACCGCGTCACCGGCACGTCGATTATGGGCCTGATGATGCTGGGCGCAGCGATGGGCGACACCATCACCATCCATTGCGACGGCGAGGGCTGCGCCGAAGCGCTCGAGCAGCTCGCCGCCATGGTCGAGGACAAATTCGGGGAAGATTGA
- a CDS encoding TrmH family RNA methyltransferase, translating into MPRQITSFSNDTVKRIRGLRDKKVRKAEGMFLAEGLRIIAEARDCGVLPIVIAYATQPGGPHPLAQEIIAEAEARGADIIETTPDILSKMSGKDNPQAILGVYRQPDTALSAIDRSSSPLWLVAQSLRDPGNIGTILRTGDATAAGGLILIDDHADPFSVEAVRASMGAIFTQKVATVRWDEFVAWLREGPGQLVGTSLNTTSDYLDARYEQPCFLLVGNESQGLPAEYEAECDLLVKMPMLGRADSLNAAVACAVMAYQIRASWRNN; encoded by the coding sequence ATGCCCCGCCAGATCACCAGCTTTTCCAACGATACCGTCAAACGCATCCGCGGCCTTCGCGACAAGAAGGTGCGCAAGGCCGAAGGCATGTTCCTGGCCGAAGGGCTGCGGATCATCGCCGAGGCACGCGATTGCGGGGTGCTGCCGATCGTCATCGCCTATGCCACGCAGCCCGGCGGCCCGCATCCGCTGGCGCAAGAGATCATCGCCGAGGCTGAAGCCAGGGGCGCCGACATCATCGAGACGACCCCCGACATTTTGTCGAAGATGAGCGGCAAGGATAATCCGCAGGCGATCCTCGGCGTCTATCGCCAGCCCGACACCGCGCTGTCGGCCATCGACCGGTCGTCGTCGCCGCTGTGGCTGGTCGCGCAGTCGTTGCGCGATCCGGGCAATATCGGCACCATCCTGCGCACCGGCGATGCGACCGCGGCGGGCGGGCTGATCCTGATCGACGACCACGCCGACCCCTTTTCGGTCGAAGCGGTGCGCGCATCGATGGGCGCGATCTTCACCCAGAAGGTCGCGACCGTGCGCTGGGACGAATTCGTCGCTTGGCTGCGCGAGGGTCCGGGTCAGTTGGTGGGGACCAGCCTCAACACGACGTCCGATTATCTCGATGCACGGTACGAACAGCCCTGCTTCCTGCTGGTCGGCAATGAAAGTCAGGGGCTGCCGGCCGAATATGAGGCGGAATGCGACCTGCTGGTGAAAATGCCGATGCTAGGCCGCGCCGACAGCCTAAATGCCGCCGTCGCCTGCGCCGTCATGGCCTACCAGATCCGCGCGAGTTGGCGGAACAACTGA
- a CDS encoding META domain-containing protein, which produces MKTILALAPLAVALTACVGYPGRYEYPQGPQDYPPQGPYQPAPTGPYQPAGDYRAVGTEPFWDLNIGRDLVFTDRGNNVEVRQPTPPVQTGFAGEMYNTQRIRVNIVHAECSDGMSDRRFPDRVQVWVDGRQYNGCGAPTGFYTSVNERGDPIAPLPSGPVPQLSQTNWRVVAINGRQTPQRDFYLNFQPDRIGAKFGCNTLGAGYSQNGNMLTAGAVMATRMACPDMSFEDAGSRVMALPMTISANGPRLTLSNANGSIDLVRS; this is translated from the coding sequence ATGAAAACGATCCTCGCGCTCGCCCCGCTCGCCGTCGCCCTTACCGCCTGTGTGGGCTATCCCGGCCGCTACGAATATCCGCAGGGACCTCAGGATTATCCGCCGCAGGGTCCGTACCAGCCCGCCCCCACCGGTCCGTACCAGCCGGCCGGCGACTATCGCGCCGTCGGGACCGAGCCCTTCTGGGACCTCAACATCGGCCGCGACTTGGTCTTCACCGATCGCGGCAACAATGTCGAAGTCCGGCAGCCGACCCCGCCGGTCCAGACCGGCTTTGCGGGCGAAATGTATAACACCCAGCGTATCCGCGTGAACATCGTCCACGCCGAATGCAGCGACGGGATGAGCGATCGCCGTTTCCCCGACCGGGTGCAGGTATGGGTCGACGGGCGCCAGTACAACGGCTGCGGCGCGCCGACGGGCTTTTACACGTCGGTCAACGAGCGCGGCGACCCGATCGCGCCCCTGCCGAGCGGCCCGGTGCCGCAGCTTAGCCAGACCAACTGGCGGGTGGTCGCGATCAACGGCCGCCAAACGCCGCAGCGCGACTTTTACCTGAACTTCCAGCCCGACCGCATCGGCGCCAAGTTCGGATGCAACACGCTGGGTGCCGGCTACAGCCAGAACGGCAATATGCTGACCGCGGGCGCGGTAATGGCGACGCGCATGGCCTGCCCGGACATGAGCTTCGAGGACGCCGGATCGCGGGTCATGGCGCTACCGATGACCATTAGCGCGAACGGCCCTCGGCTCACGCTGAGCAATGCCAACGGATCGATCGACCTCGTCCGCAGCTAA
- the rmuC gene encoding DNA recombination protein RmuC, producing the protein MDASLIIVGLVALGLGAAIGWLLGARGGEQGKAMAESLRMQLDAVVKERDEARSTGDVAARELATLQADARNFEARMKDLAESKDALIAQMREVGDQLLQKAQKDFLDKANEKFTAADKQSETKLKELLAPVETTLKRYEEGLQRVEKERVDHYAGLRAVVEQVREGQGRVRDETRNLVNALRSSPKARGRWGEQSLRNVLEQAGLVEYSDFQTEVSVTTDDGRLRPDVIVNLPGGRKLVIDAKCSLNAFLDASEEVDDERRAGHLRAHVASMRNHAQQLGSKSYWSQFDDAADYVVMFIPGEHFLTAALEQDHLLWEWAFERKVLLATPTNLVAIARTVASVWRQEKLNEAADEIASLGKELHSRLATMAQHMEKVGKNLATANSAYNQMVGSFESQVLTQAKRFEGLGAGSAKDMPSPPMVETAPRPLTKLAAPKPSANEDDAAA; encoded by the coding sequence TTGGACGCGTCGTTAATCATCGTCGGGCTGGTGGCGCTGGGCCTTGGAGCCGCGATCGGCTGGCTCTTGGGTGCGCGTGGGGGCGAACAGGGCAAGGCGATGGCGGAGTCGCTGCGTATGCAACTCGACGCGGTGGTGAAGGAACGCGACGAGGCCCGCTCGACGGGCGACGTTGCGGCGCGCGAGCTGGCGACGCTCCAGGCCGATGCGCGCAACTTCGAAGCGCGGATGAAGGATCTGGCGGAATCGAAGGACGCCTTGATCGCGCAGATGCGCGAGGTCGGTGACCAGCTGCTTCAGAAGGCGCAGAAGGACTTTCTCGACAAGGCGAACGAGAAGTTCACGGCAGCGGACAAGCAGAGCGAGACCAAACTGAAAGAGCTATTGGCTCCGGTCGAAACGACGTTGAAGCGATATGAAGAGGGCCTGCAGCGGGTCGAGAAGGAACGCGTCGACCATTATGCGGGGCTTCGCGCAGTAGTCGAACAGGTACGCGAAGGGCAGGGGCGGGTGCGCGACGAGACCCGCAATCTGGTCAATGCGCTACGCTCTTCGCCCAAGGCGCGCGGGCGCTGGGGCGAGCAGAGCCTTCGCAATGTGCTCGAACAGGCTGGACTGGTGGAATATTCGGATTTCCAGACCGAGGTGAGCGTAACGACCGACGACGGGCGGCTGCGGCCGGACGTCATCGTCAACCTGCCGGGCGGGCGTAAGCTGGTGATCGATGCCAAATGCTCATTGAACGCCTTCCTCGACGCATCGGAAGAGGTTGATGACGAACGGCGCGCCGGCCACCTTCGCGCCCATGTCGCGTCGATGCGCAACCATGCCCAGCAATTGGGGTCCAAATCCTACTGGTCGCAATTCGACGACGCGGCCGATTATGTGGTCATGTTCATCCCGGGCGAGCATTTCCTGACCGCCGCGCTGGAGCAGGATCATCTGCTTTGGGAGTGGGCATTCGAACGCAAGGTGCTGCTGGCGACCCCGACCAACCTCGTCGCCATCGCACGTACGGTCGCCAGTGTATGGCGGCAAGAAAAGCTCAACGAAGCCGCAGACGAAATTGCCAGCCTTGGCAAGGAATTACACTCGCGCCTTGCGACGATGGCGCAGCATATGGAGAAGGTCGGCAAGAACCTCGCCACCGCCAATTCGGCTTACAACCAGATGGTCGGCAGCTTCGAAAGCCAGGTTCTGACCCAGGCCAAACGCTTCGAGGGCTTAGGCGCAGGCAGCGCGAAGGACATGCCGTCGCCGCCGATGGTCGAAACCGCCCCGCGCCCGCTCACCAAGCTGGCCGCGCCAAAACCCAGCGCCAACGAGGATGACGCCGCCGCTTAG
- a CDS encoding four-helix bundle copper-binding protein: MSIRKMIALHPDVVKDGHVNQALGDAVHHAMYCAKMALACADACVAEKMDMSVCYRFCIDCADVCEATARLGSRRTGYNEHLLVEMLELCARACDQCAAECEKHDHGHCKLCAQICRECAADCRRAAESINPTS, translated from the coding sequence ATGTCCATTCGCAAGATGATCGCCCTTCACCCCGACGTCGTGAAGGATGGCCATGTGAACCAGGCGCTGGGCGATGCCGTTCACCATGCCATGTATTGCGCGAAGATGGCGCTGGCCTGCGCCGACGCCTGCGTCGCCGAAAAGATGGACATGAGCGTCTGCTATCGCTTCTGCATCGATTGCGCCGATGTGTGCGAGGCGACCGCCCGGCTCGGCTCGCGGCGTACCGGTTATAACGAGCACCTGCTGGTCGAAATGCTCGAACTGTGTGCCCGCGCCTGCGACCAGTGCGCGGCCGAATGCGAAAAGCACGACCATGGCCATTGCAAGCTGTGTGCGCAGATCTGCCGCGAATGCGCCGCCGATTGCCGCCGCGCGGCCGAAAGCATCAATCCGACGAGTTAA
- the def gene encoding peptide deformylase, with protein MAIMKIYETPDPVLRQISTPVEKVDDELRALIADMFDTMYDAPGIGLAAVQVGVPKRLLVMDLHEPENPDDPESPVKKEPRVFINPEILESSDSKLPYTEGCLSVPDQYAEVMRPDHIRVRWLDENGKSHEEDMDGLLAVCLQHEMDHLEGVLFIDHLSKLKRDMVLKKLAKTRRERGLYAA; from the coding sequence ATGGCCATCATGAAGATTTACGAGACGCCGGATCCCGTCCTGCGCCAGATTTCGACCCCTGTGGAAAAGGTCGACGACGAACTGCGCGCGCTGATCGCGGACATGTTCGACACGATGTACGATGCGCCGGGCATCGGCCTCGCCGCGGTTCAGGTCGGCGTGCCCAAGCGCCTGCTGGTGATGGACCTCCACGAACCGGAAAATCCCGACGATCCCGAAAGCCCGGTGAAAAAGGAGCCGCGGGTCTTCATCAACCCCGAAATCCTTGAGAGCTCGGACAGCAAGCTGCCCTACACCGAGGGCTGCCTGTCGGTTCCCGACCAATATGCCGAGGTAATGCGCCCCGACCATATCCGCGTCCGCTGGCTCGACGAGAACGGCAAGAGCCACGAGGAAGACATGGACGGCCTCCTCGCGGTCTGCCTGCAACATGAGATGGACCATCTCGAAGGCGTGCTGTTCATCGACCATCTGTCGAAGCTGAAGCGCGACATGGTGCTCAAGAAACTTGCCAAGACCCGCAGGGAGCGCGGGCTTTACGCGGCCTGA
- the recR gene encoding recombination mediator RecR produces the protein MASHQIEALTQALSRLPGLGPRSARRAVLHLMKKRESSLEPLLAALQAVADTLSTCSICGNVDTTDPCTICKDPRREERMLCVVEEVADLWALDRSRLFPGKYHVLGGRLSALEGIRPEDLSIDKLVARVAAGGIDEVVLAMNATLEGQTTAHYLAERLEKYPVRLTQLAHGLPVGGELDYLDEGTLAQALRARRPVA, from the coding sequence ATGGCATCGCACCAGATCGAAGCGCTGACCCAGGCGCTGAGCCGGCTTCCCGGCCTCGGGCCGCGTTCGGCGCGGCGTGCGGTGCTTCACCTGATGAAGAAGCGGGAAAGCTCGCTCGAGCCGCTGCTGGCGGCATTGCAGGCGGTGGCGGACACGCTGTCGACCTGTTCGATCTGCGGCAATGTCGACACGACCGACCCCTGCACCATCTGCAAGGACCCGCGTCGGGAAGAGCGGATGCTGTGCGTGGTGGAAGAAGTCGCCGACCTGTGGGCGCTCGACCGATCGCGCCTGTTTCCCGGGAAATATCATGTGCTTGGCGGGCGTCTTTCAGCGCTGGAGGGAATTAGGCCCGAAGATCTCAGCATCGACAAGCTGGTCGCCCGCGTCGCGGCCGGCGGAATCGACGAGGTCGTGCTGGCGATGAACGCCACGCTCGAAGGCCAAACTACCGCCCATTACCTGGCTGAACGGCTGGAGAAATATCCGGTGCGCCTCACCCAGCTCGCGCACGGCCTGCCGGTGGGTGGTGAGCTCGACTATCTCGACGAAGGCACATTGGCGCAGGCCCTGCGCGCGAGGCGTCCCGTCGCTTGA